A genome region from Euphorbia lathyris chromosome 4, ddEupLath1.1, whole genome shotgun sequence includes the following:
- the LOC136227021 gene encoding subtilisin-like protease SBT3 → MGNLIHSKFVFTLLLFSISKSSYADDDRRAYIVHMDKSSMPPSFSSHHDWYTSTLSSLSLLDDKPPVHLYTYKHVMDGFSAVLSQTHLDKLAELPSHIATYPESFGHPHTTHTSKFLGLSRNDGLWPASKFGDDVIIGVLDTGIWPENESFNDKNMPPVPQRWRGICESGVEFNASHCNKKLIGARKFSQGMKQHRLNISTTDDYDSPRDYYGHGSHTSSIAAGNWVQNVDYFGYGRGTARGMAPLARIAMYKVIFYSDYDDYDAAATDVLAGMDQAIEDGVDVMSLSLGFDETPFFENPIAIGAFAAMKKGIYVICGAGNDGPNKYTILNGAPWLTTVGAGTIDRQFGAQITLGDGIITVTGQSFYPENLLVLRVPLYFGHGNRNKELCEWGSLDPKEVAGKFIFCDHNESSVFRQESDRDVAGAVGAIFSENDGEFGDVDDFSQPIVLVNTKDGDSIKNYIRNTPNATVSVAFGKTILGAKPAPKVAYFSSRGPDLISPWILKPDILAPGYHILAAWVPNRAFAPIHEGDYLSTDYAIISGTSMSCPHAAGIAALLKAAHRDWSSAAIRSAMMTTAYVKDNTNGIITDMVNGVASTPLDFGAGHLDPNKAMDPGLVYDVQVEYYIDYLCALNYTSKQIQIIIGTSNYTCSRASLDLNYPSFMITLNDTNTTTLTFRRTLTNVVDTDSVYNAVVELPPGMKAVVQPSVLSFRGKHSSAEFNLTVEINLEADGLIQQNDYFGNYGFLSWNEVTGTHVVTSPIVSAIAGAKKEYH, encoded by the coding sequence ATGGGTAATCTCATTCATTCTAAATTTGTGTTCACTTTGTTACTCTTTTCAATTTCCAAGTCATCATACGCTGACGATGACCGTCGCGCCTATATCGTCCACATGGACAAATCGTCAATGCCACCTTCGTTCTCATCCCACCATGATTGGTACACGTCAACATTGTCATCGTTGTCATTATTAGACGACAAACCTCCGGTCCACCTCTACACTTACAAGCACGTGATGGATGGATTCAGCGCGGTGCTATCACAAACTCACCTTGACAAACTAGCAGAATTGCCAAGTCATATTGCTACGTATCCCGAATCATTTGGCCATCCTCATACTACTCACACATCGAAATTTCTCGGTTTGAGTAGAAATGATGGATTATGGCCGGCTAGTAAGTTTGGGGATGATGTTATCATCGGTGTTCTCGATACAGGAATTTGGCCGGAGAATGAAAGCTTTAATGACAAAAACATGCCTCCGGTGCCTCAACGTTGGCGTGGGATATGCGAGAGTGGAGTAGAGTTCAACGCGTCTCATTGCAACAAAAAGCTTATAGGGGCTCGGAAGTTTAGCCAAGGGATGAAGCAACATAGACTAAATATTTCAACGACAGACGATTATGATTCTCCGAGAGATTACTACGGTCATGGATCGCATACATCATCGATAGCCGCGGGTAACTGGGTGCAAAACGTTGATTATTTCGGGTATGGTCGAGGAACAGCTCGAGGTATGGCACCATTAGCTCGGATAGCCATGTATAAAGTGATATTCTATAGCGATTACGATGATTACGACGCTGCAGCAACTGATGTGCTTGCGGGCATGGATCAAGCGATAGAAGATGGCGTGGATGTCATGTCGTTGTCGTTGGGTTTCGACGAAACACCCTTCTTCGAGAACCCAATCGCTATAGGAGCATTTGCCGCTATGAAAAAAGGGATATATGTTATATGTGGAGCTGGAAATGACGGCCCGAACAAATACACCATCCTCAATGGAGCTCCGTGGCTAACAACAGTTGGTGCGGGAACGATTGATCGCCAGTTCGGAGCGCAAATTACACTCGGGGATGGAATAATCACCGTGACCGGACAATCCTTTTATCCGGAAAATTTGTTGGTCTTGAGGGTTCCTTTATATTTCGGACATGGAAATCGAAACAAGGAACTATGCGAATGGGGCTCGTTAGATCCCAAAGAAGTTGCTGGCAAATTTATTTTCTGTGACCATAATGAATCATCGGTGTTTCGACAAGAATCTGATCGGGACGTTGCAGGAGCTGTCGGAGCTATCTTCAGCGAAAATGACGGGGAATTCGGAGATGTTGACGACTTCTCTCAGCCGATTGTTCTAGTGAATACAAAAGATGGAGACTCGATTAAGAATTATATACGCAACACACCAAATGCAACGGTTAGTGTTGCATTTGGAAAAACTATATTAGGCGCTAAACCAGCTCCGAAGGTCGCCTATTTTAGCTCGCGAGGACCCGATTTAATATCACCGTGGATTCTGAAACCCGATATATTAGCTCCAGGGTATCATATTTTGGCAGCTTGGGTTCCTAATAGAGCCTTTGCACCGATTCACGAAGGCGACTATTTGTCGACAGATTATGCTATTATCTCCGGCACATCAATGTCATGCCCGCACGCAGCTGGTATAGCTGCGTTACTCAAAGCCGCGCACCGTGACTGGAGCTCAGCCGCGATTCGATCAGCAATGATGACTACAGCTTATGTAAAGGACAACACAAATGGTATAATCACAGATATGGTCAATGGCGTTGCTTCTACGCCTCTCGATTTCGGAGCAGGGCACTTGGATCCGAACAAAGCGATGGATCCGGGGCTAGTTTATGATGTTCAGGTGGAATATTACATCGACTATTTATGCGCATTGAACTACACGAGCAAGCAAATTCAGATTATAATCGGAACATCGAATTATACTTGTAGTCGTGCTAGTTTGGATCTTAATTACCCGTCTTTCATGATCACCTTGAATGACACGAACACGACGACCTTGACATTCAGGCGAACGTTAACGAACGTGGTAGATACTGATTCGGTTTATAATGCGGTGGTGGAACTCCCTCCGGGAATGAAAGCTGTCGTGCAACCTTCGGTGCTAAGTTTTCGGGGAAAACATAGCAGTGCGGAGTTTAATTTGACAGTTGAGATCAATTTGGAAGCTGATGGTTTGATTCAACAGAATGATTATTTCGGGAATTACGGATTTTTGAGCTGGAATGAGGTTACGGGGACTCATGTCGTTACAAGTCCTATTGTGTCTGCAATTGCAGGAGCAAAAAAAGAATATCATTGA